The Tripterygium wilfordii isolate XIE 37 chromosome 1, ASM1340144v1, whole genome shotgun sequence sequence gatttgtttaGCTACTAGTTACTAGAATTATATGAGCAAGATTTTATGTGATGAGACATCCTCATCTCCGCAGAAGGTCCAATTAAGAAATCCATATTTTATGGCCCATACAATAAACTATGGGGACCAGTTTTACAAACCAAAAAACTGGTGACAGAACATTTTTGGATGCAATTCAGATTTTGAGTATCCAGGTAGAGTCATTGCTTTGCTCAGAAGGGAAGCTTCCCATCACTTTCTTTCAAAGCTTTAGCCTTcaagcaacaacaacaaattcAATCTAAAAGAAAGCTCGATGCATTTTGAAAATGTGAATAAATGAAATGACAAGTAGAGCCATTGATTTGAATCCCACATGCTCCAAATCGAACATAAGTCCGTATTTTAACCGTACAAGagaatttatacatatatatcatgtaTTACATTTCTTCCCGCAACAAATCAAGCCACTGCTGTCGCTCAAATACAAGGACATGGTGAAGTTCTGAAACGCTCACCATGCAATAATTCAATCAAAAGATTATAGTTCGGATGTAAGGGTATGACTATTACCCAAAGTATTCTAATTCCAAACTATTGTGCTATGTTACCAAACAAACACATTCTTCAAGCCTCAATAAGCGAATTGCCGGCTTTTAGCAGAATGTAGAGAGTGAAAACACCCAAACATTCTGGCAGGAAAAACAGGTACAGATGGACGTCGCTTGCCTTTTAGGCCTTCTTACAGCATACCTGTTGAATCATGCATCCAGGTTCATAGTCACTGCAGTTTAGAATGAAAAAATTATAGTTAACTTGTGAGGCTCAGTAGAATCAGAATATCTCACAGAAATGGAACAGTGATAAGCTTATTGTTAACAGGTACAACAGAAAAGGCAAGAAGCATCCTGAAGCAACAAGTGGCGGGCTGTGATGAAGCCACTTGTAGTCTTTTTAGTGGCATGGTTATTTCTTGTATCAGGCTGGGGGGTTTTAGGCAGAGAGTAGTAGGGTTTTGGAGCATTAGCTGATTTTGGTAAAGACTTGTTGTCTGTGGAGGTCCTAGCTCTCGAAgtctaggttttttttttttttgattgaaagGATAATAACAAGGAAATTGATATAATTACAAAATAAACCTAGACTTCGAGAGCTAGGACCTCCACAGACAACAAGTCTTTACCAAAATCAGTTAATGCTCCAAAACCCTACTACTCTCTGCCTAAAACCCCCAGCCTGATACAAGAAATAACCATGCCACTAAAAAGACTACAAGTGGCTTCATCACAGCCCTCCACTTGTTGCTTCAGGATGCttcttgccttttcttttgtacCTGTTAACAATAAGCTTATCAAACAGTAAGTTCTCTTATGGAGAAAATACAGGAAATTATAATAtgaaattaacacaaacacccTTGctacccaaaaagaaaaaatcggGATCCATTTTAGTACTCCGTCTCAACTTTGTGTTCAACTCCTAAAAATAAACAGAACGTAATGGCCAAAACCAAACATTACACATTGTGTCTAGTGTTTTGGGGCCATTTTTATCGTCCCTCCATTAAGTTTAAGAGTATTTTCCTTCTTTCATAGCAGTTGATAGAGCTTAAGCGTATAGAGAGACTTCAACCATGGATAAGAGCAAGTACTCAGAAACTATAAGCTTATTTGTCTTGCCATCTGATAAATGCCCGATGCTGAGTTTGTGATTTGTAACTAACTGCTAATGTTTAGTCTCTCGAAGAAACGGAATAGCTTCCTAGTACTTGCACTTGTAATATCATAGATGCTATCAACAAAGCATCCTCTTAGTTGCACTCCAGGTTGCTACCCTTTGGTGACTCTTCGATTAGCTTGTTTCTAAAcacaattgtttcttttccaaaATAATGACCACTTACAACCCATTTTGTCCAATGAGTCCAATCGACTTGGAAATATTTCACGTCTTTGGAATACCCTAGTGCCTGCTAGAGATTGGATGCATATAGAAAATAGATAAGgtcgaaaataaaaaaatccgcCACTAAAACGTCAAACCTGATTATCAGGTAGTCCATGTATTCGTTGAGGCTTCATATTCAAATCAATCATTTTGGTAATTTTGGCATGCCCATCAACTGCACCATTTGGAAAAGGTGAGACCCTGTGATTCTGTTGATCCTCTCCCACAATGTGCTTAGCTGGTTCACTTTCTCCTCTTTTGGTCTCACCCGGATTTGTCCGTTGTGAAGCTGGGTCATTAAGCTGACAAAGTTTATCCCCAGGAAACTACAGAACAACCAAAGAACATAAATCTTGCACGGGCCAATGCATAATATAATTCTAAAATTAACCAGATCAGTTTATGGGAATGAAAGACAAACCTCAACTCTCTGCCTAAACAGCAGATATCTTCCATGCATTCTTTTACCTCCAACATGAACAGCCATATCGCATTGCAAACAAAGTGAAGTTCCATCTATCTCGCAGTAAAAGAAAGCTAGACCAATTCCAGGAGGCAAACATAAAAGAAGTTCTTCAGCAAGAGGGAGTGCATATTTCcaaattatttataaaaaaaaaaagaaaaggaaactgCATACCAGGGGCATTTTCACATATGTCACAGCGAGGAATATCACTGGGAGCAGCTAGAGCCACACGCACATGACGACTAGCAAGCTTATTACACAAGTGGACCTGCCATCCAGATCAAAAGTTTTAGCATTGAGAAAAGTTGTTAAAAACAAAAGTCCAAAACAACATAGCCTTGTGTTCAGATTTATGATCTCACACATAAACTATTCTGGGAAACACAGAGTAACATGGAGAAGAAGTGATACACTTTTTGTTTTTGGCAACGTGAAACTCTCTACTTCCCATCGGACAACTGACTGGTAAATCTCATGCCACATGGAAGACCCTGATACCCATATAAACCAGTTGAGACCTGGGCATTGCCACAGGCTGGGCTGAACAAGGCCATCTCGCAAATTGCAAGAATGAAAACACCCGTAGACTTGAACTCACAACCTCCCACTTGAGCTATGAGTTACCGCGGCCAAGTACACCATCTCAGTCAATCACCCATTGTTGTCGAAGAACAGAAGAAGTTATACTCCCTAAGGACTAAGTCATTTTCTTTGAGGTTGTCGGCTCGTAGTCCTAACCTCACAATTGCAttagaaacaacaaaaaaaatagagtaaaaccatATATGTGGCTCTACATTCGACAGATACAAGCTTATTATGTGGATGTTACGGCACGCAATAGCAAGACAATCCAAAAATGGGTCTCTTCCTTAGCCGCAAAAGAACTTGAGGGTGGCGGAACAGAAGAAATGTAGAACTAAAGGACCTTATAAATTAATAGAAGTAGACAATAAGTCATGGAGCCGAAAGCAAACCTTATCATCACAGGAACGGCAGAGAGCAGCCTCATCGGCGGCGCAAAAGACGACGGCCGCGGCGCTTTGGCAGGCATCACAAAGAGTTCGCATAATTCTCAGCAACTCTCGTCTCTCCAACAACCCACCAATAAATATACTCATATACGTCTATATACGacaaaacccagaaagaaaaatccaacaaaacaaaacacccAGAATTCTAAGTTGCGTATGATTAAGAACCAACGTTGTTGCTGGTGAATTTATTGCTGTTTGTTGgtgctgctgttgctgctgaCGACGATGATGGATGGGATTTCAATGGTGGACCTGAAGGGATCATGGAAGTCTTGGAAGACATTGTATTGAATTGGAAGATGTGGAAATCTCATAGGCGCACAAGTGAAGTGAGTAGAGAGTAGAGACTTCCAATGGAGAGTCTCACTGGTGTTTTGCTATGGTGATTTTGTGGCCACAAGCTTAAAAGCCCGGTGGGCCATTGTGATTGAAAGCGGCCTCTGGATTATTCTAGCCCACTGATATGATATCTAACGTGGGCCCCATCTACCTGCCTTTTTGTGAGATTAAATCCCAGCCCTACAACAAGACGTATCTCCGAGGGCATAGTTCATACCAGGTGTCACTTAGCTATTGCTCGTTgaatttattttagaaaaattaagTTGAATAAAGGTCAAAATATGCTATTTGTGGTTTGATTCTTTGATTCCCATTGAATGATTATCATTAATCACCACTGCCGACACCcaagtgaaacaaaaaaaatgctaaAGATACTCCTGTTTTTTGTCGTATATATCATATTAAGATGGATGCACAAATAAATTAAGAGACCAAAAGATTAATGAACAATTTTTATTATGCtcaaattgtttattttttataggTAAACGGAATTGAGGGTTCCAACTTGGATATCACCATATTCGAGTTTATCTCTTAACCACATCGGCTGAAGATTGTTGGCTCTTAATCTTTTATGCTCAAACCACATATGCATTTTGGAGATAACAAGCCACAACTTGGCTTATAGTAGGATGTACATACTTTATACTTACACACATATTACAAACTCCTTCAATCTCACAATCTTTATTTAGAATTCTCACATAACCAACACCAAGTCTCCAATACAGCCAAAGACCcaagaaaatgttttttttttttttttttttttttgggtaaaactttgaatttcaaaatgAGAAGTTCATCATGTCCATGCTCAAGCTCTCCATCATGACATTCTCCATAAACCAACATGGGCTTAGGGTTGCTGCCTCCTCCATGTAACTTCCCATTCTGGGCTTGAAGATTGAGCAAGAAGAGATGGGAAGGATTGGGATGTTGTCACAGTTGCAGATTTCAATCATGTACCCATCTGGGTCATGGAAGAACActtgatccactttgattccatCCTCCTCTACTACTGCTGTCACATATCTTATGCCCATTTCTTCTAGCATCCTCTTCACAAGCCCAACATCAGTGCACTAtttagacccaaaaaaaaaacccaattgaTCATATTAAATTCtgtatcaaaaagaaaaggaaaaaaaaaacaaatatactgTAATTTGAAGTTAAGAATCTTACTTGGAAGGAAAGGTGGTTGTCTTTGGGATTAATCGGGCGTTCTTCATTGATGATGTCAAAATCATCAATTGAAGGATTCTCAATCAAGTGTATACCAATGCCATAACTGTACAACCTACAAAATACGACATTTAAAATTTTAGCAATTATACGGATCCCAATGTTTTTTGTTCCAACTATCTCAagtgtgcgtccatctcaacattttgaGATCGTTGGGACAAAAAACACTGAGATTCTTAACATTTTCGATGAATATCAACTTTGGCTTGCAGAAGATATGAtgcatttatttataatatgtaaaaaaaagaggaaataatttgatatatttaattgaaattgaaattgtgaAGGATTATAATCTACCACATATTAGGAGAGTGAAGGAGGTAATTACCATGCCCCATTGAAATTGAAAGAAGAGGGCCTTTTGATGAGAACAAACCCCAAAACCTCCTCATAAAACTGCAGAGAAGCCCAGACTGATCTGCACAACAAAGACACATGATTCAatgaaagtagaggcagtgccTCAAAGCTGCTCACTTCCTCAATCTCCTTAGCCAACATTTCCCCTTCTTTTGCTGTTTTCTGGCCTTCTGTTTTTACACTCCAATGCTTACTCTACTTCTATCTCGCAAAGCATGAACAAAACAGGCTTGTAAATGTGCATTATATAAAGCAGGATCCTGGAATTCTCTCTCTGTTTGCTTTAGTTCAAATCTGTGACTGTGGGAGTGAGGAACTTTCCTGGCAGATTCTCTCAATCCAATCTGACAATAATGCAGTCATTATCATATCCACTGCATGTTATGCATCACTGCTTTTGAATAGAGTGTTCAAAATATCTGCAATATGTAAATGTTAAGCCTCTGTTTTTGCTCTATGCTGTTACAATACTCTGTTTTTTTGCACTAATGATAAGCAGACATAGGCAGCCGAGGAATCACCTACCCCAACATGTTTTTCGAAAGTTGAGTGGGCGTAAACCTCATGCCGCCAAAACAGCCCGAACCACGCTGACGACATATAAGACTGAGACACTGAGTCGATAGCGATGCGGgagaattaaaattttaattagataTGTTCAACAAGAAGCTTGTGATGAGATACGGTAACTGCATCTTCTAACAGGGGCTTCAATCATAAGTTCCTAAAATGGCCAAGTTTGAAGCTGATACAATATCAAATTCAACGGCAGAGTACACAAAAAAGTTACAAGAATCCAAAAGATGCGAAATTTCCGTGAGCTTTCCTCTCCtagaagagaggagaaagaaaagtgaGAACtagaagagaggagaaaagaagagaaaatatcaGACCTGCAGAGCAGTCTGTCCGTGTGTTTCCTTAATTGGGCCAATCAGTGGACTTTATGGGCCAAGTTATAAAACGAAGGCTTTAGTATAAGCCCAGGCTCAATTGTGGGCTCTATGGGCCAGGTTATAGAATGAAGGCTTTTCACGGTAGATTTGGGCTTCAAAGGTGCAGCCCATTGTAACGATTAAAAAAACAAGCTCCTTTTGCTACAGAATTGGTTGTGTTTTATAAGATTACAGCCTAATCCCACGAAGCTTTGGAGAGTTGTATTCCTTTCGAGGAAAAGCACAGCAATGAACACTCCCCAATGATCATTCACAAGACATTGGACAAGTCATTATAGCAACAGTACGTACCAATTATTCCTCTACCGAGCAATACTTTCTATTAAGTTGGTGAAGTGTCTATGACTTTTAAGGTTCTCCTCATTTGGACCACATGAGTCGCTTC is a genomic window containing:
- the LOC119982443 gene encoding B-box zinc finger protein 19-like; the protein is MSIFIGGLLERRELLRIMRTLCDACQSAAAVVFCAADEAALCRSCDDKVHLCNKLASRHVRVALAAPSDIPRCDICENAPAFFYCEIDGTSLCLQCDMAVHVGGKRMHGRYLLFRQRVEFPGDKLCQLNDPASQRTNPGETKRGESEPAKHIVGEDQQNHRVSPFPNGAVDGHAKITKMIDLNMKPQRIHGLPDNQ
- the LOC120003133 gene encoding uncharacterized protein LOC120003133, producing MLAKEIEEVSSFEALPLLSLNHVSLLCRSVWASLQFYEEVLGFVLIKRPSSFNFNGAWLYSYGIGIHLIENPSIDDFDIINEERPINPKDNHLSFQCTDVGLVKRMLEEMGIRYVTAVVEEDGIKVDQVFFHDPDGYMIEICNCDNIPILPISSCSIFKPRMGSYMEEAATLSPCWFMENVMMESLSMDMMNFSF